A window of the Sphingomonas piscis genome harbors these coding sequences:
- a CDS encoding glycoside hydrolase family 9 protein: protein MKTRFLIALAASSALATPVLAQNLKLNDKGYFTTPGLDVMVFNDYYPEGHQTGVTIIQHGKRVAANGDIRLEPSPGQWSAMPKTVTRNVDRATNTISQTLTFPNPEANRKGFNPVFYPNIDVNYKVRVTPLAGNSFRINVDLDKPIPAEWVGKIGFNFELLPIHYWGKSFLMDGQSGIFPRQPNGPVVAPAADAPKVEVPVPVQPNGPVTDLNTEPEGVALATGRKLVVAADDDQQRMTFQSSSGAMELIDGRLNHNNGWFIVREPIPAGKTTNALEWVVTPHVQPNWKYEPVIQVSQVGYAPNQPKKAVFELDPSDANVGPATLYRLTENGREQVMQGVPQQWGDFLRYKYRTLDFSNVTQPGMYVVSYGGKSSHPFKIGADVYSRHVWQPTLEVFLPAQMCHMRVHQKYRVWHAHDHLDDALMAPTNLNHFDGYASGPSTLTKYKPYELVPGLDAGGWHDAGDYDMRVESQIGTMWLLAKMVEEFGLDYDATTIDQKRKLVEIHTPDGKNDAVQQLEHGLLSVMGGYRSMGRLYRGIIEPTHRQYVMLGQAENQSDNVWRKPVEGLGKDASGNPIPFDDRWVFTEDNPNRELYAAAGLAASARVMKASNPAFAAETLAAARDLTAKAMPRGKSVQNKVFALAELLHATGDQAYARQIVAMEKDILGNIEDSAWRLAPVLGQIRDAGFKRRLDAAVAAYQATVKQSARTDSPYGVPYKPDIWGAGWTIQERGVRQYFFHKGWPQHTDPQSWVSALNFVLGVHPGENTNSFVSGVGAKSATVAYGTNRADFSYIPGGVISGTALIRPDLPELKEWPFFWQQTEYVMGGGETNYMFLALAADRLYGKGGAQ from the coding sequence GTGAAGACCAGGTTCTTGATTGCTCTTGCCGCTTCCTCGGCCCTTGCTACGCCCGTCCTCGCGCAGAATTTGAAGCTTAACGACAAGGGCTATTTCACCACGCCAGGCCTCGATGTGATGGTCTTCAACGATTACTATCCCGAAGGCCACCAGACCGGCGTCACGATCATCCAGCATGGCAAGCGCGTTGCTGCCAACGGCGACATCCGGCTGGAGCCTTCGCCCGGCCAATGGTCGGCGATGCCCAAGACCGTGACCCGCAACGTTGACCGTGCCACCAACACGATCAGCCAGACGCTGACCTTCCCGAACCCGGAAGCCAACCGCAAGGGCTTCAATCCGGTTTTCTACCCCAACATCGACGTCAATTATAAGGTTCGGGTGACGCCGCTCGCGGGCAATAGCTTCCGCATCAACGTCGATCTCGACAAGCCAATCCCGGCGGAATGGGTCGGCAAGATCGGCTTCAACTTCGAACTCTTGCCAATCCACTACTGGGGCAAGAGCTTTCTGATGGACGGTCAGAGCGGCATCTTTCCGCGTCAACCCAACGGTCCGGTAGTGGCCCCGGCGGCCGATGCGCCGAAGGTCGAGGTGCCGGTTCCGGTGCAGCCTAACGGGCCGGTCACCGACCTCAACACCGAACCGGAAGGCGTTGCGCTCGCGACGGGACGCAAGCTGGTCGTGGCTGCCGACGACGATCAACAGCGCATGACCTTTCAGAGCAGCAGCGGCGCAATGGAGCTGATTGACGGCCGCCTCAACCACAACAATGGCTGGTTCATCGTTCGTGAGCCGATCCCGGCAGGCAAGACGACGAACGCGCTGGAATGGGTGGTCACGCCGCACGTCCAGCCGAACTGGAAATATGAGCCCGTGATCCAGGTCAGCCAGGTCGGCTATGCCCCGAACCAGCCGAAGAAGGCGGTGTTCGAGCTCGACCCTAGTGACGCGAACGTCGGACCCGCAACGCTGTACCGCCTGACGGAGAATGGCCGCGAGCAGGTGATGCAAGGGGTCCCGCAGCAATGGGGCGATTTCCTGCGCTACAAGTATCGCACGCTGGACTTCAGCAATGTGACGCAGCCCGGCATGTATGTCGTCAGCTACGGCGGCAAGAGCTCCCACCCGTTCAAGATCGGCGCCGACGTCTATTCGCGCCACGTGTGGCAGCCGACGCTGGAAGTCTTCCTGCCCGCCCAGATGTGCCACATGCGGGTGCATCAGAAGTACCGGGTGTGGCACGCGCACGACCATCTCGACGACGCGCTGATGGCGCCGACCAACCTCAACCACTTTGACGGCTACGCCTCCGGTCCGAGCACGCTCACCAAGTATAAGCCTTACGAACTGGTGCCCGGGCTGGATGCCGGCGGCTGGCATGACGCCGGCGACTACGACATGCGCGTCGAAAGCCAGATCGGCACCATGTGGCTGCTGGCCAAGATGGTGGAGGAATTCGGCCTCGATTATGACGCCACCACCATCGATCAGAAGCGCAAGCTGGTGGAGATCCACACGCCCGATGGCAAGAATGATGCCGTCCAGCAGCTCGAGCATGGCCTGTTGAGCGTGATGGGCGGCTATCGTTCGATGGGACGCCTTTATCGCGGCATCATCGAGCCCACGCACCGTCAATATGTGATGCTTGGCCAAGCCGAGAACCAGTCGGACAATGTTTGGCGCAAGCCCGTGGAGGGGCTTGGCAAGGACGCCAGCGGCAATCCCATTCCGTTCGACGACCGCTGGGTGTTCACCGAGGACAATCCCAATCGCGAGCTTTACGCGGCGGCCGGTCTGGCGGCGAGCGCGCGGGTGATGAAGGCGAGCAATCCCGCCTTCGCCGCAGAGACGCTGGCTGCTGCCCGCGACCTCACCGCGAAGGCGATGCCGCGCGGCAAGAGCGTCCAGAACAAGGTATTCGCGCTTGCCGAACTGCTGCACGCAACCGGCGACCAGGCCTATGCCCGCCAGATCGTTGCGATGGAGAAGGACATCCTCGGCAACATCGAGGACTCCGCCTGGCGGCTTGCACCCGTGCTCGGGCAGATTCGCGACGCAGGCTTCAAGCGGCGGCTGGATGCGGCGGTCGCCGCTTATCAGGCGACAGTGAAGCAGAGTGCTCGCACGGACTCACCGTACGGCGTGCCCTACAAGCCCGACATCTGGGGGGCAGGCTGGACAATCCAGGAGCGCGGCGTCCGGCAGTATTTCTTCCACAAGGGATGGCCGCAGCACACCGATCCGCAGAGCTGGGTCAGCGCGCTAAACTTCGTGCTCGGCGTTCACCCCGGCGAGAACACCAACAGCTTCGTCAGCGGCGTAGGCGCCAAGTCGGCGACGGTGGCCTACGGTACCAATCGTGCGGACTTCTCCTACATCCCAGGTGGCGTGATTTCCGGCACGGCCCTTATTCGGCCGGACTTGCCGGAGCTGAAGGAATGGCCCTTTTTCTGGCAGCAGACGGAATATGTCATGGGCGGCGGAGAAACGAACTACATGTTCCTCGCCCTCGCCGCTGACCGACTTTACGGCAAGGGAGGGGCTCAATGA
- a CDS encoding endo-1,4-beta-xylanase: MFHTAQNEAPHAQLVYNDYMSWERGTEDETHIKGVLKLLEGFRKRGTPVHALGIQSHIRLLKDLPVGEIVRESTGPWRTFLDEVVAMGYGLEITELDVNDRKAPDDIVQRDRMVADYTRAYMDVMLSYPQLQTIMAWGMVDKYSWLTGFDPRADKSIKRGTPYDANFRAKPMRDAIAAAFANASTQYVSGRNKA, from the coding sequence ATGTTCCACACCGCGCAGAACGAGGCGCCGCACGCGCAGCTGGTCTACAACGATTATATGAGTTGGGAGCGCGGCACGGAGGACGAAACCCACATCAAGGGCGTGCTCAAGCTGCTGGAAGGTTTCCGCAAACGCGGAACACCGGTTCATGCGCTCGGGATCCAGTCGCACATCCGCCTGCTGAAGGACCTGCCGGTCGGCGAGATCGTGCGCGAGTCCACGGGTCCGTGGCGCACTTTCCTCGATGAGGTGGTGGCGATGGGCTACGGGCTCGAGATCACGGAACTGGACGTCAACGACCGCAAGGCTCCGGACGACATCGTTCAGCGCGACCGCATGGTGGCCGATTACACCCGCGCGTACATGGACGTGATGCTGAGCTATCCTCAGCTGCAGACGATCATGGCTTGGGGCATGGTCGACAAATATAGCTGGCTGACCGGCTTCGACCCGCGCGCGGACAAATCGATCAAGCGCGGAACGCCCTACGATGCCAACTTCCGTGCCAAGCCGATGCGCGATGCGATCGCCGCGGCCTTCGCCAACGCATCAACGCAATATGTTTCCGGGCGGAATAAGGCGTGA
- a CDS encoding endo-1,4-beta-xylanase — protein MEVTRRGSLMLGGACALAACTPVRPASNLRPADSLDSLARRTGRRFGSAVSWSPPNADRGSFANPAYASILERECGVLVPENELKWQWTRRNEGQFEFKSFDAIADYATSHNFLLRGHTLFWTPTQWYPEWLKTHDFGARPASAAAAMLTEHVQTVARRYGKRIYSYDVVNEAVQPETGEIRDTVVTKAMGAKPSLI, from the coding sequence ATGGAAGTCACCAGGCGCGGAAGCCTGATGCTGGGCGGCGCATGTGCGCTTGCCGCGTGCACGCCGGTTCGACCGGCATCCAATTTGCGTCCTGCGGATTCCCTGGACAGCCTGGCACGGCGGACAGGCCGGCGCTTTGGCTCCGCCGTTTCCTGGTCGCCTCCGAATGCCGATCGCGGCAGCTTCGCCAACCCCGCTTACGCCTCCATCTTGGAGCGCGAATGCGGCGTGCTGGTGCCTGAAAATGAGCTCAAATGGCAGTGGACGAGGCGCAACGAGGGCCAGTTCGAGTTCAAGTCGTTCGATGCAATCGCCGACTATGCGACGTCGCACAATTTTCTGCTGCGTGGCCACACGCTCTTCTGGACGCCGACTCAATGGTATCCGGAATGGCTGAAGACGCATGACTTCGGCGCGCGGCCGGCGAGCGCTGCCGCGGCAATGCTGACCGAGCATGTGCAAACGGTGGCCCGGCGCTACGGCAAGCGCATTTACTCCTATGATGTTGTCAACGAAGCGGTGCAGCCGGAAACGGGCGAGATCCGTGACACTGTGGTTACCAAGGCGATGGGGGCGAAGCCTTCCTTGATCTGA